The genome window CCAGGAGGGTTACGCAATCGAGGTGTTCATCGAGGGTGGGCGCTCGCGGACCGGGAAGCTCCTGCGGCCGAAGCTCGGGATGCTCGAGATGGCGCTCAAGGCGCTCGCCGTGACGCCGCGGCGGGACCTGGGCATCCTGCCGACGTTCATCGGGTACGAGCGCGTCATCGAGGAGCGGTCGTACGTCAGCGAGTCCGAGGGGCAGAAGAAGAAGGCCGAGGGCGTGAGCAACCTGCTCAGCGCGCCGAAGGTGCTGTTCCACAGGTACGGGAGGCTGAACGTGCGGGTCGGGGAGTTCTTCGCGGTCCAGGCCGTGCTGGACGAGCGGGGAGTGACGCGCGAGCAGCTAAGGGACGGACAGGTCCGGCGGGAGATGGCGCAGGAGATCGGGCTGCGCACGCTGCGCGAGATCAACAGGAACACCGTGGTCACGCCGAGCGCCGTGCTCGCGACGGCGCTGCTCGGGCTCCGGGGCAGGCGAATCGCCAAGAACGCGCTCGTCGACCGGGTGCTCGAGCTCGTCGAGTTCCTCGCGGCGCAGGGCGCGGAGCTCGATCCGATGGTCGCCTCGTGGTCGGAGGGCGACGACGGGCGGGGCGCGGTCGACCGGACGATCGCGGCGTTCGTGCGCGGCGGCCGGATGCGCGTCGTGACCGGGGACGGGGAGAGCTTCGAGATCTCGGAGGGGCAGCGCCTGCCGCTCGACTACTACAAGAACAACATCATCCACCTGTTCGCGCCGTCGTCCATCGTCCTCCTGTCCCTCCTGCGCGCGAGCGCCGCGGGCGCGACGGAGGAGTCGATCCTCGAGGACGTCACCTTGGCCTGCCGGCTGTACCGCTGGGAGTTCCTGTGGCCCGAGCCGAGCGAGGAGCGGGCCGCGGCGGAGGTCCTGGCGATGGTCCGCGAGGGGTTCGGGCCGCTCGTCGCGCGCGGGATCGTCGCGGAGCGGGGAGGGCGGTACGAGGTCGCGGACGCGGCGCGCGCCGCGGCGATCGCGGACGTGTTGCGAAACTACCACGAGGTCTACCTCTCGGCGCTCCACGCCCAGCGCCAGCGCGTGCTCGGCGAGGCGGCCGGCGATCCGGCGCGGCTCGTGCGGCTGCACTTCGAAAAGGCGGTGGCCGAGAAGCGGTACGTAAAGCCCGAGGGCCAGTCGCGCATCAACGTCCAGAGCGCGCTCCAGTCGTGCAAGGATCTCAAGCTGAACCGCCCGCCGGCCGACGAGCGGCCCTACGACGAGGGCGGCCTCGGCGATCGCCTCATCAAGCTGCTCGAGTCCGCGCTCGGCTGATCTCCGCTCAGAACCGCAGGTCGAGCGCGAGCCCGCCGCCCTGCGGCGAGGCCCAGGGCGCGAAGGCGACGAGCTCCATCTCCGGCTTCTCGCGCTTCGGCGGATTCGGCACGAGCGGGCGCAGCAGCCCCAGGTCGCGCTTGCCCTTGGAGTAGGCGCGGAGCGAGAGCGCGAGCGTCGCGAAGGTCGCCCCGTAGCCGACGATGGTCACGGCCATGAACCCAATCGTGAGGAACAGCTCGCCGAAGCCGGTCGCCATGCAGTTCGGATCGCATTGCTCGCCGTCATGGTCGTCCCAAGTCCATGGCTTGAACCCGGCGAGCAGAATGGTCGTTGTCCCCGCGGCGAGGATCGCCGGAACGACGATCGCGATCATACGGCCGCCGCGCATCCGCTTGTCCGCCTTGAGGTACATGTAATCCGCGAACGAGTACTTGGAGATCACGCCCGACGCCCGGTACTCCGCGTACGCCTCGTCGCAGTTGCGTAGGAGCGCGCGTTCCACCTCGATCAGATCCTCCTCCGGCGAGCCGAATTCGCCGAGCGCCCCGGCGACGAGGTCGCGCGCGCCCGAGACGACGAGCGCCCGCGGAGACGGCTCGGAATAGGGAAGCAGGGTCAAGCCGGAGAAGACCCGCTCCTCGCCGGTCTCGACCACCACGGCGCGCAGCTCGGTCTGAAGCCGCGTGCCCGCGTGGAGGTTCCTGATTCGGATCAGGAGCAGCAGGTCGAGCCCCAGCTTCTTGCCTGCAGCGACGCAAAGGGGCGTTGCGGGGATCTCCTTGGGCGAGGCGAGGGCGAGCAGCGGCAGGACCTTCATGGGATCGGGAGGATCGGCTCCGCGCATCCGGAGATCGCGCAGGATCGCCCGTTCGACGTCCCGCGCGAGACGCGGATCGAGGCTCCCGTCCACGACCACCGGCGCGAGCCCGGTCTTCGCCTCGGCCGCACCGGACCACGCGAACGCGAGCGCACCGAAGATCAAGGCGAGGGCGGCCTGCGGAACGACGTTTCGCATTATTGTCGGCACCGATGGATTCTATCGCGTCGGTCCGGCGCTTGTCTCGAGAAACGGCGGTGGTAGAGTTCGGAGGCCCTCTGACGACAGGAGCGTGGGAATGCCGCTTTTCGGAACCTTCGACACGATGCCGCTGTCGGATCTCGCGCAGTGGATCGCGGAGACGAAGCAGAGCGGGACGCTGATCATCACGGTCGACGCCGAAGAGACGTACCTCGTTTTCGAGGACGGAAACATCGCGGCCGTGGGCTCTGGCGGCCCCCTCACAATGGACGCCGGGCAGATCCTGCTCGCGCGGCGCGCCGTCACCGACGACCAGTTCGCAGCTGCGATGTCGGCGGCCGGGCACGAAGGGAACGCCGCGCGGGTCCTCGTCGAGAAGGGCGTCGTCACCCCCGAGCGCGTGGCGGAGCTGACGCGGGAGCACGCGTTCTCCGCCGTGCTCGATCTGTTCTTCCACGAGGAGGGGAGCTTCCACTTCTCGTGCGCCTCGGCCGCTGGTCCCCTCGCGCTCGAGGATCGCCCGATCACGTCGAGGCTGGACCGCCCGATCGCCACGAAGAAGCTCGCGCTCGAGGCGATGCGGCGCCTCGACGACTGGGGGCGGATCCGCGAGGTGCTCCACGGGAACCTGACGGTCGTCTACGCGGTCGACGGCGACTCGACGAGCGAGGTGTGGCGCGAGCTCCGCGAGTACGGCGGGCCGCTCGCGATAGGCGATCTGTGCCTGCGGCTGCGTCGGAGCCGCTTCGCCGTCTACAAGGAGCTGTACGACCTGCACGCCCTCGGCCTCGTCGGCGTGGATCCGATGACGCTCGAGGTGAGCGGAATGGCCGGGATGGGGCCGGTCGGCGTGCTCGTGGACAACGCGCGGCTGCTCGTCCAGGAGGAGCAGTTCGACGAGGGGCGCGGGGTGCTCTCCACGGCGCTGAGCCTGGAGCCCGAGAACCGGGAGGCGCGCGATCTGATGAAGCGGCTGCGCCAGGCCCAGCTCGCCTACCTCTACGAGCAGATCCCGCCGCACAAGGTGCCGATCCTCGCCGTCCCGCGCGGGAAGATCGGCGCGCTCAAGCTCACCCCCAAGGAGAACTACCTCGTGTCGCGCCTCGACGGGAAGTGGGACGTCGCGACGCTCGTCGTGGCGACGCCGCTCGGCGAGCTCGAGACGCTCCGCATGCTGAAGAAGCTGCTCCACGCGCAGATCGCGCGGTTCCGCTGAACGCGATCGTCAGCCGACGACGCGCACGCCGGCCGCCTGCATCCTGAGCTCCACGTCGGTGAGGAAGAAGGCGCAGAACAGGGCGTCGTCCAGCGTCGGCACGGTCAGGGCGATCGCCCGCTGGAACCGGACGTAGTGTCCGCCGCACGTCCCGAGCGCGAGGAGCGACTCGGCGAGGCTGCGCGCCGGGCCGCTCGCGTCGTCGACCAGCGCCCGGAGCGCCGGCTCGGCGAGGCGGACCGCGGCCGCGTGCTCGCCGGTCGCGATGTGCCGCTCCATCTCCACGACGAGATCCCGACCCGCGCCGGGCTTCCACAAGCGCGACAACGCGGTGGCCGCCGATTCCCGCCCCTCGGGCTCCGGCGCGGCCGGGGTCTCCGACTCGCGCGCCTTCATGTGGCTCTCGATCGCGTCGACGATCGCCGACTGCTCCCGCGCGGCCGCGCGCGGCGGCGGGGCGGCGGTCTCGTACACCTCTACAGGAGCGTCCGCGTCGTCCTCGGGCGGCGGCGGGGACGAGCTCCTGTCCTTGCCGTAGATCCCCTTCACCCGCAGGTCGGCCAGGACGAGCTTGGTGATCTCCTTGAGCGCCTCGAACACCCCGACGCCGCTGAGCGCGCACGTCTCGAAGTGCGGCACGCCGCGCTGGTTCAGGTCGGATTCGAGCTGCGCGACGGTGAGGATGTTCGGCACGTCGCGCTTGTTGTACTGGATGACGAGCGGCACCGTGTCGGCGTTCATCCCGTGGATCCGGAGGTTCTCCCGCAGGTTCTCGATGCTCTCGATGTTCGCCTCGTGGCGCGCGACCTGGGAGTCGGCGACGAAGACCACGCCGTCGGCTCCCTGGAGCACGAGCTTGCGCGTGGCGTCGTAGTGCACCTGTCCGGGCACGGTGTACAGCGACATCCGGACCGAGAACCCCTTGATCTTGGGCAGCTTGACCGGGAGGAAGTCGAAGTACAGCGTCCTGTCGATCCCGGTCGCGAGCGAGATCAGCTGGCCCCGGTTGTCGGGCTTGAGGACGCGGTGCATGTGCTGCAGCGACGTCGTCTTCCCGCCCAACCCCGGGCCGTAATACACGATTTTTATTCCGATCTCGTCACTGTGAAGGTTGATCGACGACATGAGCTGCCTTTCCGCCGAGGGCGCGCTGACTGGAAAAGATAGAAACGGTACGAGTTTTATGCAAGCGGCATCGTATTCGCTGCCGGCACCCCCGGGACACATCCGCGCCGACCG of Pseudomonadota bacterium contains these proteins:
- a CDS encoding 1-acyl-sn-glycerol-3-phosphate acyltransferase; amino-acid sequence: QEGYAIEVFIEGGRSRTGKLLRPKLGMLEMALKALAVTPRRDLGILPTFIGYERVIEERSYVSESEGQKKKAEGVSNLLSAPKVLFHRYGRLNVRVGEFFAVQAVLDERGVTREQLRDGQVRREMAQEIGLRTLREINRNTVVTPSAVLATALLGLRGRRIAKNALVDRVLELVEFLAAQGAELDPMVASWSEGDDGRGAVDRTIAAFVRGGRMRVVTGDGESFEISEGQRLPLDYYKNNIIHLFAPSSIVLLSLLRASAAGATEESILEDVTLACRLYRWEFLWPEPSEERAAAEVLAMVREGFGPLVARGIVAERGGRYEVADAARAAAIADVLRNYHEVYLSALHAQRQRVLGEAAGDPARLVRLHFEKAVAEKRYVKPEGQSRINVQSALQSCKDLKLNRPPADERPYDEGGLGDRLIKLLESALG
- a CDS encoding DUF4388 domain-containing protein → MPLFGTFDTMPLSDLAQWIAETKQSGTLIITVDAEETYLVFEDGNIAAVGSGGPLTMDAGQILLARRAVTDDQFAAAMSAAGHEGNAARVLVEKGVVTPERVAELTREHAFSAVLDLFFHEEGSFHFSCASAAGPLALEDRPITSRLDRPIATKKLALEAMRRLDDWGRIREVLHGNLTVVYAVDGDSTSEVWRELREYGGPLAIGDLCLRLRRSRFAVYKELYDLHALGLVGVDPMTLEVSGMAGMGPVGVLVDNARLLVQEEQFDEGRGVLSTALSLEPENREARDLMKRLRQAQLAYLYEQIPPHKVPILAVPRGKIGALKLTPKENYLVSRLDGKWDVATLVVATPLGELETLRMLKKLLHAQIARFR
- a CDS encoding GTPase domain-containing protein; this translates as MYYGPGLGGKTTSLQHMHRVLKPDNRGQLISLATGIDRTLYFDFLPVKLPKIKGFSVRMSLYTVPGQVHYDATRKLVLQGADGVVFVADSQVARHEANIESIENLRENLRIHGMNADTVPLVIQYNKRDVPNILTVAQLESDLNQRGVPHFETCALSGVGVFEALKEITKLVLADLRVKGIYGKDRSSSPPPPEDDADAPVEVYETAAPPPRAAAREQSAIVDAIESHMKARESETPAAPEPEGRESAATALSRLWKPGAGRDLVVEMERHIATGEHAAAVRLAEPALRALVDDASGPARSLAESLLALGTCGGHYVRFQRAIALTVPTLDDALFCAFFLTDVELRMQAAGVRVVG